The region TCGAATCCAGATTCGAGTAGGCCAGCAGCCTGCTCCCATGGGCGCGGCGCCTCGTGAACGGTTGTGTCCAGGAGAATCGTTCCAAGCCTTCGGCCATTTCTTTCTGCAACTCCCGCGAATGTGTGGCGGGCATCATCGGTGAAGCCGGTCTTGCCGCCCAGCGCACCTTCGAATCCGGAGGACAGGAGCTGATTATCGTTGGCGATGTCGAAGTCGTCGACTACAAGTTCTTTGTTGCCAGGGATTTTCGCCAGTTGTAGGCCGGAGAGGTTTAAGTAGGTGGGATTGCTGAACGCGGCCCGGAAGAACAGAGCCATGTCGAACGCGGAGGTCATTTGGCCGGGAGCGTCCAGTCCTGTGGGATTGAAAATCCGGGTGTCCGTGGCGCCTAGCTGCGCCGCTTTTGCATTGACCTTCTCCACGGTGGCGTCCATGCCGCCGAGCATCCGCGATAGCGCGTGGCCGCAGTCGTTGCCGGAATTGAGCAGCAAGCCCGTGAGGAGCGTCTCGACGGAGTATTCGACGCCTTCTACGATTCCGACACGAGAGCCCTCGATTGCGGCATCTTCGTATGTGGCACGCACCGATTTCTTCAGGTCGAGCTCCTCCAGTGCGACCAAGGCAAGGAGCACCTTAATCACGGAAGCCGGGCGGTAGCGCCCGTGGGGGTCCTTGGCCGCTAGGACATCACCGGTTTTTACATCGAAGACAATCCACGATGACGCCGTCACTTCCTCGGGAGTTTTGAAGGACGTGCCCTCGATGACATCGCATTCGGACATGGCGGTGCCACCGGCGGGGATGTCGGGAACCGGGAGCGGGGCGGGGGAGGTCGCGCCCGGCGTTGGGACCTCAGAGCTATCCACCGGGGGAGGGGGCGCGAACCGGAAGGGACAGGCGGAGGTGTCTCTCCTGAGCAAATCCGGGGATGGCTCGTCGTGATTGGAATCCGTCGGCTCCGTAGGGGCCGCCTCCTGCATGAATTGCGCGGGTTGCCCGGTAGCGGATGGCGCGATGAACCCGGCGGGAGCGAGCACTAGGTGTGCGGCCAGAGCGGAGGACAGGAGGATTCCCCTTCGCGTGGTCCAGTGTGAGTGGCAGGTCCCATCTTTGGCGCGGAGGCAATGAGAAGGAAACATAATAAATAGGACAATAGTGTCCAATCATGTGAAGGAAATAATTGGGATGTCTCCGGGTTGCTTATTCGGAATGGCAAAAGTGGCTTCAGGGACAGTTCGCCCGATAGTCTGACCACTATGCTTAATTCTTCGCATATCGACCCAGATGGTTCTTCACCTGACCTTGCAGACATCCGCAAAGTAGTGGCGACGCTGCCGAAGGTGCTGCTGCATGACCATCTCGACGGTGGACTCCGGCCGCAGACTGTCCTCGAGCTCGCAGAGGAGTGCGGCTATAGCGATAAGCTCCCGACCACTGACGTCGACGAATTGGCGCAGTGGTTCATCGATACCGGCAACTCGGGATCGCTCACCTCTTACCTCACCGCGTTCGCTCACACCTGCGCTGTGATGCAGACTGCTGAATCTCTAACCCGCGTTGCTTGTGAGGCGGTCGAGGATTTGGCCGCCGACAACGTTGTCTACGCGGAGCTGCGTCTCGCGCCGGAAAACCACCTGGAAAGCGGGTTGGATATGCAAGGTGTCGTAGACGCGCTCGTCGAGGGGCTGGCCCAGGGGGAGGCCCACGCTGCGGCCGCCGGAAAGGACATCACCGCCCGGCTTCTGATCTGTGCGATGCGCCAGAATGACCGCTCGAAGGAAGTCGCCCAGCTGACTATCGATAACTACGGAGAACGCTCCGGCGGCTACGTTGTCGGCTTCGACATCGCAGGCCCGGAAAATGGCTTCCCCCCGGCGGACCATGCAGACGCGTTCGCGCTGCTTCGCGAAAACCTGGTGCCGTTTACCATTCACGCGGGCGAGGACGCCGGTGTAGATTCCCTGCGTGATGCAGTGGTTCAGGGGGCGAATCGTCTGGGGCACGGCGTCCGCGTCTACGAGGATTTCACTGCCTCTCTCGAAGGCATCGAATGCCAGCAGGTCGCTTCTGCTATTCGTGACCGCCAGATTCCCCTGGAAATCTGTCCGACCTCGAACGTGCAGACCGGCGTGTGCGACAACCTCGCCGACCACCCATTCTCGCTTCTCGACGAGATGCGCTTCACGTGCACGGTAAACACCGACAACCGCCTCATCGGCGCGACGTCGATGACCAAGGAGTGCATGGCGCTGGTGTCGGTGTTTGGTTACGGGTACACCGAGCTTTTCGACTTGACCTGCCACGCCATTAACAATGCGTTCGCGGATCTGCCGACGCGAGAGCGCATCCTCGACACAATCATCTATCCCGCATACCTGAAGCTCACGGATGCTGACGGCGACGGCGAGATCGATGCCGACGAGTCGCTAGAGATGCATCTGAACTAGATGACTATCTGGGGATAGCTGGCTGTCAGCCTCCCGCTGACCCACCGGTCCCACAGGCGCTAGGTCAAGTGCATGGGAAGAGGGGACAGGGGAGGAGGGAGCGTTTTCCGCTAAAGCTGCTAAATCTTGGTAGTAAAGCGGGCGATTAGGCTCTTTTCGAGCTGCTCCCAGCCAGCCGCCTCTTCTTCGAAGGGCGGCACGGGCTCCGACTGCTCACCGGTGTCGAGAAGGTAATTCAGCAGCCACTGGAGTTGCTGGTTGCCCGCCAGTACCTCGTTGACTGCGTCGTCTCCGGCCCAGTCCGCGGCATCGGCAAGCAGCTCGTAAGCGCGGGAGAGCTGTTGGGCATCTACGTGGTTCGGTCCCGCCTTGATGTCGGTAGTGATGCCGGTGAAGGAGTACTCGTTTTCCGCGTGGACCACGGCTTCGAGCTCACCTGCGTTCGCAGCAGTAATGATGTCGTCCCAGGTGATGAGGGAAGCGAGATCGTGAGTCTTGTTTTCGAGAAGCCAGCGGACCATGGTGCGCGGCTGCGAGAAGGTGTGAATCTCGCCGGCGTGGCCGAGGAAGAGTGGTCGTGACCCCATGTAGCAGCGCAGGGTGTAGAGCGTGCGGCCTGAAATGGAAATCTTAATCGGGTCGATGCCGGCCTGGGCCCACACAGTCGAGTC is a window of Corynebacterium lactis RW2-5 DNA encoding:
- a CDS encoding D-alanyl-D-alanine carboxypeptidase family protein, which translates into the protein MFPSHCLRAKDGTCHSHWTTRRGILLSSALAAHLVLAPAGFIAPSATGQPAQFMQEAAPTEPTDSNHDEPSPDLLRRDTSACPFRFAPPPPVDSSEVPTPGATSPAPLPVPDIPAGGTAMSECDVIEGTSFKTPEEVTASSWIVFDVKTGDVLAAKDPHGRYRPASVIKVLLALVALEELDLKKSVRATYEDAAIEGSRVGIVEGVEYSVETLLTGLLLNSGNDCGHALSRMLGGMDATVEKVNAKAAQLGATDTRIFNPTGLDAPGQMTSAFDMALFFRAAFSNPTYLNLSGLQLAKIPGNKELVVDDFDIANDNQLLSSGFEGALGGKTGFTDDARHTFAGVAERNGRRLGTILLDTTVHEAPRPWEQAAGLLESGFDTPRETSIASLDTQAKGDETPRIPFFGTDKNTDPSGPMQTENSWPAIGIGVGIAVVVCLAAVITVAAGKRRR
- a CDS encoding adenosine deaminase gives rise to the protein MLNSSHIDPDGSSPDLADIRKVVATLPKVLLHDHLDGGLRPQTVLELAEECGYSDKLPTTDVDELAQWFIDTGNSGSLTSYLTAFAHTCAVMQTAESLTRVACEAVEDLAADNVVYAELRLAPENHLESGLDMQGVVDALVEGLAQGEAHAAAAGKDITARLLICAMRQNDRSKEVAQLTIDNYGERSGGYVVGFDIAGPENGFPPADHADAFALLRENLVPFTIHAGEDAGVDSLRDAVVQGANRLGHGVRVYEDFTASLEGIECQQVASAIRDRQIPLEICPTSNVQTGVCDNLADHPFSLLDEMRFTCTVNTDNRLIGATSMTKECMALVSVFGYGYTELFDLTCHAINNAFADLPTRERILDTIIYPAYLKLTDADGDGEIDADESLEMHLN